Proteins from a single region of Engystomops pustulosus chromosome 5, aEngPut4.maternal, whole genome shotgun sequence:
- the THEM6 gene encoding protein THEM6 isoform X2, whose amino-acid sequence MWIWVLLLTLMTVLFSLLDVWYFLRAFLAVLRARLQPVVKDLLKEHSFSGLVLPHDLDFLLHMNNSRYLREADFARLSYFTRSGLFGAIHAMGAGMVMAACTIRYRRSLRLLEAFEIRTRLLCWDEKAFYVEQRFVAPKDGFVCAVLLSRQHIIGNSPDKVVQTMCKRKVESPEFPDEVMHWIDYNDNSSQKLRAESGVSSSSKDQ is encoded by the exons ATGTGGATCTGGGTGCTGCTCCTGACCCTTATGACGGTCCTGTTCTCGCTGCTTGATGTCTGGTATTTCCTTCGGGCCTTCCTGGCCGTCCTGCGGGCGCGTCTGCAGCCAGTGGTGAAGGACCTTCTGAAGGAGCACTCGTTCTCGGGTCTGGTGCTCCCTCATGACCTGGACTTCCTGCTGCACATGAACAATTCCCGCTACCTCCGGGAGGCCGACTTTGCCCGCCTCTCCTACTTCACACGCAGTGGGCTGTTTGGGGCCATACACGCGATGGGTGCGGGGATGGTGATGGCGGCCTGCACTATACGGTACCGCCGCTCACTACGCCTGCTGGAAGCCTTTGAGATCCGCACTCGCCTGCTCTGCTGGGATGAGAAGGCCTTTTACGTGGAACAGAGATTCGTGGCCCCCAAGGATGGATTTGTCTGCGCTGTTCTGCTGAGCCGACAACACATCATTGGGAACTCCCCCGATAAAGTGGTGCAGACCATGTGCAAGAGAAAG GTGGAGTCTCCCGAATTCCCGGACGAGGTCATGCACTGGATCGATTACAATGATAACAGCAGCCAGAAGCTGAGAGCCGAGAGCGGGGTCTCCAGCAGCTCCAAAGACCAGTAA
- the THEM6 gene encoding protein THEM6 isoform X1 — protein MGGDCWTGLSVETIVDRDKGFLATGEKEKVIIGLLLADLLPLTSEVMWIWVLLLTLMTVLFSLLDVWYFLRAFLAVLRARLQPVVKDLLKEHSFSGLVLPHDLDFLLHMNNSRYLREADFARLSYFTRSGLFGAIHAMGAGMVMAACTIRYRRSLRLLEAFEIRTRLLCWDEKAFYVEQRFVAPKDGFVCAVLLSRQHIIGNSPDKVVQTMCKRKVESPEFPDEVMHWIDYNDNSSQKLRAESGVSSSSKDQ, from the exons ATGGGTGGTGACTGCTGGACTGGTTTGTCTGtggaaacaatagtggacagagacaaaggtttcctGGCAACAGGAGAAAaagaaaag GTTATTATCGGTCTTCTTCTTGCTGACCTTTTACCCCTCACCTCTGAGGTCATGTGGATCTGGGTGCTGCTCCTGACCCTTATGACGGTCCTGTTCTCGCTGCTTGATGTCTGGTATTTCCTTCGGGCCTTCCTGGCCGTCCTGCGGGCGCGTCTGCAGCCAGTGGTGAAGGACCTTCTGAAGGAGCACTCGTTCTCGGGTCTGGTGCTCCCTCATGACCTGGACTTCCTGCTGCACATGAACAATTCCCGCTACCTCCGGGAGGCCGACTTTGCCCGCCTCTCCTACTTCACACGCAGTGGGCTGTTTGGGGCCATACACGCGATGGGTGCGGGGATGGTGATGGCGGCCTGCACTATACGGTACCGCCGCTCACTACGCCTGCTGGAAGCCTTTGAGATCCGCACTCGCCTGCTCTGCTGGGATGAGAAGGCCTTTTACGTGGAACAGAGATTCGTGGCCCCCAAGGATGGATTTGTCTGCGCTGTTCTGCTGAGCCGACAACACATCATTGGGAACTCCCCCGATAAAGTGGTGCAGACCATGTGCAAGAGAAAG GTGGAGTCTCCCGAATTCCCGGACGAGGTCATGCACTGGATCGATTACAATGATAACAGCAGCCAGAAGCTGAGAGCCGAGAGCGGGGTCTCCAGCAGCTCCAAAGACCAGTAA
- the LOC140132338 gene encoding uncharacterized protein, which produces MGAKCAPSYANLFLGWWEENVVYRLEAYKTKVSGWFRYIDDILLLWTGSSEDCVGFISELNNNPWNIKLTSTLSTTTVDFLDISISYNHPTLTTSLFRKQTATNNLLHFSSFHPRHLKNGIPTGQFLRLKRNCSDQSDFRRHARELTHRFQERGYPQKIISGAFTRAKLSERKDLLQTKSRTMDSRPRTPRIMETLKFGITYIVKPREWSMYYSVPVQNSMWVKPHKNCVGDANNICPPSIQRPPIYKKERPSLQ; this is translated from the exons ATGGGGGCAAAATGTGCCCCTTCCTATGCCAATTTATTTTTAGGATGGTGGGAGGAGAATGTCGTCTACCGCCTGGAGGCCTACAAGACCAAGGTGTCGGGCTGGTTTCGATACATTGACGACATTCTCCTCCTTTGGACCGGCTCCTCAGAGGATTGTGTTGGATTTATATCAGAATTAAACAACAACCCCTGGAACATCAAGTTAACGTCCACCCTATCCACAACGACAGTCGACTTCTTAGATATCTCCATTTCCTATAACCATCCGACTCTGACTACCTCCCTCTTTCGCAAACAAACTGCGACTAACAACTTGTTGCATTTTTCTAGCTTCCATCCTCGACACCTCAAGAACGGAATCCCCACGGGACAATTTCTTAGACTCAAGCGAAACTGCAGCGACCAATCAGATTTTAGGAGGCACGCACGGGAGTTGACCCACAGATTCCAAGAACGCGGATATCCTCAGAAAATAATCTCCGGAGCCTTTACCAGAGCTAAATTGAGTGAGCGAAAGGACCTCCTTCAAACCAAGTCTCggacaatggactctagaccAAG GACCCCACGCATCATGGAAACTTTAAAATTCGGGATTACATACATTGTAAAACCAAGGGAGTGGTCTATGTACTACTCTGTCCCTGTCCAAAACTCTATGTGGGTCAAACCACACAAGAATTGCGTAGGAGATGCCAACAACATCTGTCCACCATCAATACAGCGGCCTCCGATTTACAAAAAGGAAAGACCCTCACTTCAGTAG